From the SAR202 cluster bacterium genome, the window TCCGCGGAGCCACTAACAGTGTCAGGAACCGATAAATGACCCTAGAACAGAAGGTGGAGCTCAAGAAGGGCCTCAAGGACGTATACTTCGACCGCACTAATATCAGCGACGTTGACCCTTCCGGCAAGCTCATCTACCGTGGCTACAACATTCACGACCTCGCACCGAATTCCTCGTTCGAAGAAGTCTGTTATCTTCTCCTGAAGGGCTCGCTCCCCACAAAGGCCCAGCTTGCGGAGTTTGAGTCGCAGATCAGGTCCAGCCGCCAGGTCCCTTCGGAAGTCCTCCAGGTCATTCGCATAACAAAGTCTGCGTACCCAATGGACGTGCTGCGGACCGCCGTATCGGCAATGGCCCTCTCGGACAAGGACGTGAATAACATGTCCCCGGAGGCCGTCTATCAGAAGTCTGTTCGAATAACGGCCGCCGTACCCACGATTGTGGCAGCGCACGACCGCATTCGCCGCGGCCTCGAGCCTCTCTCCCCCAGGAACGACCTGGGCCACGCCGCGAACTTCCTGTATATGCTTACAGGCGCAGTGCAGGACCCGCAGGACGCCCGTCTCATCGACAAGGACTTCCTTCTCCACGCCGAACACGGCGTAAACGCGTCCACCTTCGCCGGCCGCGTCGCCGCCTCCACAAGCTCCGATTACTACGCCGCCATCACGGCGGCCATTGCTACCCTCAAAGGCCCCAAGCACGGCGGCGCCGCTGAGGCCGTCATGCAGATGGCTGAGGAGATCGGCAGCGAAGAGAACGCCGAGTCGTATGTCGAGAATGTCCTTGCCTCCGGCGGCCGCGTGATGGGCTTCGGCCACGCCGTGTACAAGGACGTGGACCCGCGCTCCGTCCACCTGCGTGCGGACGCGGAGGCGCTCGGCACCCGCAAGGGCAATCCCAAGTGGTTCCGGATTATCGCGGCTCTGACAGAGACCAAGGCGATGAAGCGCCGCGCCCGTCTGGGCATCAACCCGAACGTGGACCTGTGGTCCGGCTCGGTCTACGCGCTCATGGGCATCCCCAAGGACCTTTACGTGCCCATATTCGCCATAGGGCGCATGCCCGGGTGGTCTGCCCACGTGATCGAGCAGTACGAAGACAAAAACATTCTTCGGCCACGACTACTCTATGCCGGCCAGATGGACCTGGCATACGTGCCGATAGAAAAGCGCGGCTAGCTCCGCGTGCGTTGGGCCGGCAAAACTGAATACGTGCCTTTTGGGATCAAGTACTCTAATGAAGGGGCCTACTTTGATGAACCAGGAAGCAGTCGTAACGGCATGTCGACATCGCTGGCTTATTGACAGCCCGAACGGCCCG encodes:
- a CDS encoding citrate (Si)-synthase, coding for MTLEQKVELKKGLKDVYFDRTNISDVDPSGKLIYRGYNIHDLAPNSSFEEVCYLLLKGSLPTKAQLAEFESQIRSSRQVPSEVLQVIRITKSAYPMDVLRTAVSAMALSDKDVNNMSPEAVYQKSVRITAAVPTIVAAHDRIRRGLEPLSPRNDLGHAANFLYMLTGAVQDPQDARLIDKDFLLHAEHGVNASTFAGRVAASTSSDYYAAITAAIATLKGPKHGGAAEAVMQMAEEIGSEENAESYVENVLASGGRVMGFGHAVYKDVDPRSVHLRADAEALGTRKGNPKWFRIIAALTETKAMKRRARLGINPNVDLWSGSVYALMGIPKDLYVPIFAIGRMPGWSAHVIEQYEDKNILRPRLLYAGQMDLAYVPIEKRG